Proteins co-encoded in one Diaminobutyricimonas sp. LJ205 genomic window:
- a CDS encoding zinc-ribbon domain-containing protein produces MNILERLYPFDVRPRHRETVESYTQRLLRANFDTPEHRTYLTGLVTTSMKRAERAEAWLEVLRMKTKRAVRYLVGDRTAWLTHSDGENCEQCSAGLTNRWMCTLCSQGEPIEQHPHFDELVCVRHSRWVGLDTDVEAQHSVGQGHVEAALQFRKLRRRRLLDVRLFKMLTATVSTAMSTPDSPATDSSTFPTVIALARVITGESFAKRFFDPAVPFADAYQRLGEVVADALGFASASVTRAVWLHARPTVFAVRHSIISGEPFTLAWPHDLPLHRHIVEGFSARVADLEPFANYLAASGDTDLSAVLFGIETGQRVTLGPAMRTVRRRAALAICTMGHQFETDSTGPYQVTPQEAPRCPVCNNRIVQPGYNDLATTHSDVGRELAVDQNGGLTAEDVTASSKTQYIWRCPSAGHLYPATPSNRTAGRSKCPVCLGRLIIPGVNDITSTHPELVAEWHPSWLALIPPTSVGAGSDKQVLWLCKEQHIFLMKIWDRTHGHGCDSCARARTRASKTNLAVTHPELAAEWHPTWNGAHTPADYSRGSRDEMAWLCPFGHGYRMRIERRVAGYKCKVCSRRELVPNVNDLGTTDPVLSEEWHPYLNGLKEPGRLIAGTTKYWWRCLTNRHEEQQSVPHRRKSNGCIKCSPAERILNRT; encoded by the coding sequence ATGAACATCCTCGAACGGCTCTATCCATTCGACGTTCGCCCCCGCCACCGGGAAACGGTCGAGAGCTACACGCAGCGACTCCTCCGCGCCAACTTCGACACGCCAGAACACCGGACCTACTTGACCGGACTAGTCACGACATCGATGAAGCGGGCCGAGCGGGCGGAAGCCTGGTTGGAAGTACTTCGGATGAAGACCAAGCGCGCGGTGCGTTACTTGGTCGGCGACCGCACTGCATGGCTCACCCATTCAGATGGCGAAAACTGCGAACAGTGTTCCGCTGGTCTGACGAACCGCTGGATGTGCACTCTGTGCTCACAGGGGGAGCCCATCGAGCAGCACCCGCACTTCGACGAGCTCGTGTGTGTTCGCCACTCCCGCTGGGTCGGTTTGGATACCGACGTTGAAGCACAGCACTCGGTGGGACAGGGGCACGTCGAGGCTGCGTTGCAGTTCCGAAAACTCCGGCGCAGGCGCCTCTTGGACGTCCGTCTGTTCAAGATGCTGACTGCCACCGTGTCGACTGCAATGTCAACGCCGGACTCGCCTGCGACCGATTCCTCGACCTTTCCGACAGTCATCGCGCTGGCACGAGTAATCACCGGTGAGTCGTTCGCTAAGCGGTTCTTCGACCCGGCCGTGCCGTTCGCAGACGCGTACCAGCGGCTCGGCGAAGTGGTGGCCGACGCGCTGGGGTTCGCTTCTGCTTCGGTGACGCGGGCAGTGTGGCTTCATGCGCGTCCCACGGTGTTCGCCGTTCGCCACAGCATCATCAGCGGCGAACCATTCACGCTCGCGTGGCCGCATGACCTTCCCCTGCACAGGCACATCGTCGAAGGGTTCAGCGCTCGCGTGGCGGACCTTGAACCGTTCGCGAACTACCTCGCCGCCAGCGGTGACACTGACCTGAGTGCAGTGCTGTTCGGCATCGAAACCGGACAACGAGTCACTCTCGGCCCCGCAATGCGGACGGTCCGACGGCGTGCGGCCCTCGCCATCTGCACCATGGGTCACCAATTCGAAACCGACTCGACCGGCCCCTACCAAGTGACGCCGCAAGAAGCGCCGCGGTGCCCGGTCTGCAACAACCGAATAGTTCAGCCGGGCTACAACGACCTCGCAACGACGCATAGCGATGTCGGACGGGAGCTCGCGGTCGACCAGAATGGCGGCCTAACCGCCGAAGACGTCACCGCCAGCTCGAAAACGCAATACATATGGCGTTGCCCCTCCGCCGGTCATCTCTACCCTGCGACCCCATCGAATCGAACCGCTGGACGTTCGAAGTGTCCCGTGTGCCTCGGGAGACTAATCATCCCCGGCGTCAACGACATCACCAGTACCCATCCAGAACTGGTAGCGGAATGGCACCCGAGCTGGCTCGCGCTGATTCCGCCGACATCGGTTGGAGCGGGGAGTGACAAGCAGGTGCTGTGGCTCTGCAAGGAGCAGCACATCTTCCTCATGAAGATATGGGACAGGACCCACGGACACGGGTGCGACAGCTGCGCGAGAGCACGGACGAGAGCCTCCAAGACAAACCTGGCAGTGACTCATCCTGAGCTGGCGGCCGAGTGGCATCCGACTTGGAACGGTGCCCACACGCCGGCTGACTACTCGCGCGGTTCCCGAGACGAGATGGCTTGGCTTTGTCCCTTCGGGCACGGATACCGCATGCGCATTGAGCGGAGAGTAGCCGGATACAAGTGCAAGGTTTGCTCCCGACGGGAGCTCGTCCCAAACGTGAACGACCTCGGCACAACAGACCCTGTTCTGTCCGAGGAATGGCACCCCTACCTGAATGGGCTCAAAGAGCCGGGCCGTCTCATCGCTGGAACAACCAAGTACTGGTGGCGCTGCCTCACCAACCGGCATGAGGAACAGCAAAGCGTTCCGCACCGGCGCAAGTCCAACGGTTGCATCAAGTGCTCTCCCGCGGAGCGCATCTTGAACCGAACGTAG
- a CDS encoding ABC transporter ATP-binding protein: protein MTLNETSTESAVTSQTSTVVQLEDVTIRYVGANGHTLDIVSDYDLALGAGQMHCLAGRSGSGKTSILRVAAGLAAPTSGDVRWAGESIARLSDARITGLRRDFVGYLDQGGTLIAGLTAIENVLLPAVPARRTKQLAPVAQDLLDRLGVGGRARHRPEQLSGGERQRVAFARSLLLSPRVLIVDEPTASLDRRSADSVIELLRGLTKDGIAVLVSAHDQNLIEVADSRTMLS from the coding sequence ATGACACTCAACGAGACGTCGACCGAGTCGGCGGTGACGTCGCAGACTTCGACAGTTGTGCAACTGGAGGACGTCACAATCCGCTACGTCGGAGCGAACGGGCACACACTTGACATCGTCTCCGACTACGACCTGGCGCTCGGCGCGGGGCAGATGCACTGCCTGGCCGGGCGCAGCGGGTCGGGCAAGACGAGCATCCTGCGGGTTGCTGCGGGCCTTGCCGCCCCGACATCTGGCGACGTCCGCTGGGCGGGCGAGAGCATCGCACGCCTGTCGGATGCCCGCATCACCGGCTTGCGGCGCGACTTCGTCGGCTACCTCGACCAAGGCGGCACTCTAATTGCGGGGCTGACTGCGATCGAGAACGTGCTGCTGCCGGCCGTGCCAGCGCGGCGCACCAAACAACTTGCACCCGTCGCCCAGGACCTGCTGGACCGGCTCGGCGTCGGCGGCCGCGCGCGTCACCGGCCGGAACAGCTGAGCGGGGGCGAACGTCAGCGGGTGGCCTTCGCCCGCAGCCTGCTGCTCAGTCCCCGAGTCCTGATCGTCGATGAACCGACCGCGAGCCTCGATCGTCGCAGTGCCGACAGCGTGATCGAACTGCTGCGCGGACTCACCAAAGATGGGATCGCGGTGCTCGTCTCTGCGCACGATCAGAACCTCATCGAGGTGGCCGACAGCAGAACCATGCTCAGCTGA
- a CDS encoding FtsX-like permease family protein, whose product MAVVPRAVRRVLRDRPRTVAVALLALVSIAAAGVNGTAAERLQALLDENWRGAYDILVTKSDVSEMFDGVLTPTALVSSDIRGLPLSAIDEVRGIDGVEVAAPIGSVSYPMSTSDRVRFVIPLDMARTEPDRQAYRATMTFVTDDGLGERIVARNQLNLWVDATNSPSSIVLDPSPEMENWTCEFQDASGKVASVSANESYLCRTRHFEKSFVSLSDGSGIGNSRVDEIEGSVVITLPGTPVLASRITLIDPEAERALLGAAGDFLSPLVDVRGETGASLGPLRTWMKANALPSYSEAADAYTNGMRDSELDEALKAEYERLGLEINAPDADSFDALATVPVLVAEQKMVPLKLTLALEGFGPVAFDPHGPPGIVPLPDALLAGQPGVPVGEVTADPSPLLTPFTSQSVYVPWAGSGLVIDSAPIPTMSHLPGMAGAAAPQITLREAGEDGKRVAELTAAGFISPAPVDMSSGTFGKVVSDGTATGLESVYFTPATPAQQSGYPAGVPIGSFNPEEIVPPQTELGHVPLGAYEIPASTLVADPDGKPVDPVELAPSLSGFGLVNANTSAIADITRAPEFGSTLPVSAIRVRVGGIEAYTPDTVARVAAVAQQIEELGYVATVVAGSSPQDVSVLVRDWAFGTLDPNGTQTVGDLGYVNQSWSSLGAAAQVDLTVSGTSLSVLAVALAASALLLAAVQFASVPGRRAQAAVLRTIGWRRRRIVRWMAAEETVSLTVVALAGTAALALASSRSIVGGIVAVSLAALIATSALAVTLGARPPRTTTASGGRTRHSAARVTAWVTSSLRFAARQLVVHRTNAIVQFIATAVVAVAASAVTVTVIEGQAAVGPTILGAVAADQALIAQLALGAIALIAGVVLAVIARRIDLDRRSEQWRLMRAMGWSAGGVRGVQMIEGLMIGVPSVAAAGGLSWLYLNWATPELAEQTIPVALSAAGLLVVTVVLTGWRETRWKQNR is encoded by the coding sequence GTGGCGGTTGTTCCGAGAGCAGTGCGTCGCGTTCTTCGCGACCGACCCCGCACCGTTGCTGTAGCGCTGCTCGCGCTCGTCAGTATCGCGGCAGCGGGAGTCAACGGTACGGCTGCGGAGCGGCTGCAGGCTTTGCTCGACGAGAACTGGCGCGGCGCCTATGACATCCTGGTCACGAAGTCGGATGTCTCGGAGATGTTCGACGGCGTACTGACGCCGACAGCACTTGTCTCCTCAGACATTCGGGGTCTGCCGCTCAGCGCGATCGATGAAGTTCGCGGGATCGACGGTGTCGAGGTTGCCGCTCCGATCGGCTCGGTGTCCTATCCGATGTCGACCAGCGATCGGGTGCGCTTCGTTATCCCGCTGGACATGGCCCGCACCGAGCCGGACCGGCAGGCGTACCGGGCAACGATGACTTTCGTCACCGACGACGGCCTGGGTGAACGGATCGTCGCTAGGAACCAGCTGAATCTGTGGGTGGACGCGACGAATTCGCCGTCGTCAATCGTGCTGGATCCATCGCCCGAGATGGAGAACTGGACCTGCGAATTCCAAGATGCTTCCGGCAAGGTTGCATCCGTCTCGGCCAATGAGTCCTACCTCTGCAGAACCCGTCACTTCGAGAAATCATTCGTCTCGCTATCCGACGGGTCGGGGATTGGTAACTCCCGGGTCGACGAGATCGAGGGCAGTGTCGTTATCACGCTGCCCGGGACGCCCGTGTTGGCCTCGCGCATCACTTTGATCGATCCCGAGGCGGAGCGAGCACTACTCGGTGCGGCGGGAGATTTCCTGTCGCCACTGGTCGACGTGCGCGGCGAAACCGGAGCGTCCCTGGGACCGCTCCGCACGTGGATGAAGGCGAATGCCCTGCCTTCCTACTCGGAAGCAGCGGATGCCTACACGAACGGCATGCGTGATTCCGAACTGGACGAAGCACTCAAAGCCGAGTACGAACGGCTCGGGCTGGAGATCAATGCTCCCGACGCAGACTCCTTCGACGCCCTGGCAACGGTTCCGGTGCTTGTTGCTGAGCAGAAGATGGTTCCGCTGAAGCTCACACTCGCGCTTGAGGGATTCGGCCCGGTCGCTTTTGACCCCCACGGCCCCCCGGGGATTGTGCCTCTCCCGGATGCGCTCCTGGCTGGGCAGCCGGGCGTGCCCGTGGGTGAGGTGACCGCAGACCCCAGCCCTCTGCTCACACCGTTCACCAGCCAGTCCGTTTACGTACCGTGGGCGGGCAGTGGATTGGTGATCGATAGTGCACCCATCCCTACGATGTCCCATCTGCCTGGAATGGCGGGTGCCGCTGCGCCGCAGATTACGCTCCGAGAAGCCGGCGAGGATGGCAAGCGGGTTGCCGAGCTGACCGCAGCTGGTTTCATCTCCCCGGCGCCGGTCGACATGTCGAGCGGTACATTCGGCAAGGTGGTCTCGGATGGGACCGCCACCGGACTGGAATCGGTGTACTTCACACCGGCGACGCCTGCTCAGCAGAGCGGATACCCCGCGGGCGTCCCGATCGGCTCATTCAACCCTGAAGAGATCGTGCCGCCGCAGACCGAACTCGGACACGTTCCGCTCGGCGCATACGAGATTCCCGCCTCCACACTCGTCGCCGATCCTGACGGCAAACCAGTGGATCCGGTCGAACTGGCGCCGTCGCTGAGCGGCTTCGGCCTGGTCAATGCGAACACCAGCGCGATCGCCGACATCACCCGTGCACCGGAGTTCGGTTCTACCTTGCCAGTGTCGGCAATCAGGGTCCGCGTCGGCGGGATCGAGGCGTACACCCCGGATACTGTGGCCCGCGTCGCGGCCGTTGCGCAGCAGATCGAAGAACTGGGTTATGTCGCTACGGTGGTTGCCGGGTCCAGCCCGCAGGACGTGAGTGTGTTGGTGCGGGACTGGGCCTTCGGCACACTGGACCCGAACGGCACCCAAACGGTCGGTGACCTTGGGTATGTGAATCAGAGCTGGTCGTCTCTCGGTGCCGCAGCCCAAGTGGATCTGACTGTGTCCGGCACTAGCTTGTCGGTGCTCGCGGTCGCGCTCGCGGCATCCGCCCTGCTGCTCGCGGCGGTGCAGTTCGCATCGGTGCCCGGCAGACGGGCACAGGCCGCCGTGCTGCGCACCATCGGCTGGCGCCGACGACGGATCGTCCGCTGGATGGCGGCAGAGGAAACCGTCTCCCTGACAGTCGTTGCCCTCGCCGGGACCGCTGCGCTGGCGCTCGCCAGCTCCCGCAGCATCGTCGGCGGCATTGTCGCGGTATCACTGGCCGCCCTGATCGCCACATCCGCTCTCGCCGTCACGCTCGGAGCGCGGCCACCTCGCACCACGACCGCATCCGGCGGACGCACCCGGCACAGCGCTGCTCGCGTCACCGCCTGGGTCACTTCCTCCTTGCGGTTCGCCGCTCGCCAACTGGTCGTGCACAGAACGAACGCAATCGTCCAGTTCATCGCCACCGCCGTCGTGGCGGTCGCAGCATCCGCGGTGACCGTGACGGTCATCGAGGGGCAGGCAGCCGTCGGCCCCACCATCCTCGGCGCGGTTGCCGCCGATCAGGCGCTGATAGCACAGCTCGCGCTCGGCGCGATCGCGCTCATCGCCGGCGTCGTGCTTGCCGTTATCGCGCGCCGCATCGACCTCGACCGGCGAAGCGAGCAGTGGCGGCTCATGCGGGCGATGGGATGGAGCGCCGGAGGGGTGCGTGGCGTCCAAATGATCGAGGGCCTCATGATCGGCGTACCGTCGGTGGCCGCTGCCGGCGGACTGTCCTGGCTGTATCTGAACTGGGCAACGCCCGAACTCGCTGAGCAGACGATCCCGGTCGCGCTCAGCGCGGCTGGCCTACTGGTGGTCACGGTTGTGCTGACTGGCTGGAGGGAGACACGGTGGAAGCAGAACCGATGA
- a CDS encoding RNA polymerase sigma factor, with protein sequence MAALNRKRDQRLTAALDENARDLLRYLERRVGTNDAPDALSETMIAAWKGATRLPANDVEARMWLFGIARNIVLNHSRGELRRSRLADRISESAGTVPRENDASTGLDVQDAIQRLHPDLAEIVRAVHWDGFTLAEISQYLGFPASTVRSRYHRAKQELAKVLGPLSEVVR encoded by the coding sequence ATGGCCGCGCTGAATCGGAAGCGGGACCAACGCCTTACCGCCGCCCTCGACGAGAACGCGAGGGATCTGCTCCGTTACCTTGAGCGCCGTGTCGGAACCAACGACGCACCGGACGCCCTGTCGGAGACCATGATCGCCGCATGGAAGGGAGCAACGCGACTTCCAGCCAATGACGTCGAGGCGCGAATGTGGCTCTTCGGGATCGCGCGCAACATCGTCCTCAACCACTCACGTGGCGAGCTGCGCCGTTCACGTCTGGCCGACCGGATCAGCGAGTCCGCCGGGACAGTTCCTCGGGAGAACGACGCCTCGACAGGTCTAGACGTCCAGGACGCGATCCAACGCCTCCATCCCGATCTCGCCGAGATAGTACGTGCGGTGCACTGGGATGGGTTCACCCTCGCAGAGATCAGCCAGTACCTTGGGTTTCCCGCGTCGACGGTCCGCAGCCGCTATCACCGCGCGAAACAAGAGTTGGCCAAAGTTCTCGGCCCGCTCAGCGAGGTCGTCCGATGA
- a CDS encoding DUF1206 domain-containing protein: MSRSSSSAASARSAASRLQDNHAFQLAARTGFAVNGLLHLLIGGIALGVAFGSGGEADQGGALSGLASSPGGVFVLWVVAIGLFALGLFQVLEAFLVRGTDKDAWADRAKEGGKAIAYLAIGFSAATVAMGSGSGSSGQTQGITATLLSTPGGVFLVVLLGLGVLAIGVYFIVKGVKKKFLQDISAPDGKTGRSITTLGRIGYIAKGVAISVVGILFCAAAITSAPSEATGLDGALKTLVELPLGPVILTVVALGLMAYGVYCFARAKYARL, encoded by the coding sequence ATGTCTCGCTCTTCTTCCTCGGCGGCGTCCGCTCGCTCTGCCGCGTCACGACTGCAGGACAACCACGCGTTCCAGCTCGCCGCCCGCACGGGGTTCGCAGTCAACGGCCTGCTCCACCTGCTCATCGGTGGAATCGCGCTCGGCGTTGCCTTCGGCTCCGGCGGGGAAGCCGATCAGGGTGGTGCGTTGAGCGGACTCGCGTCGAGCCCCGGCGGTGTCTTCGTGCTCTGGGTCGTCGCCATCGGGCTGTTCGCGCTCGGGCTGTTCCAGGTGCTCGAGGCATTCCTCGTTCGCGGCACCGACAAGGATGCCTGGGCCGACCGGGCCAAGGAGGGCGGCAAGGCGATCGCCTACCTCGCCATCGGGTTCTCCGCGGCAACTGTTGCCATGGGCAGCGGAAGCGGCAGCTCGGGCCAGACGCAGGGCATCACGGCGACACTGCTCTCCACGCCCGGTGGTGTGTTCCTCGTCGTTCTCCTCGGCCTCGGCGTACTTGCCATTGGTGTGTACTTCATCGTCAAGGGTGTGAAGAAGAAGTTCCTGCAGGACATCTCCGCCCCAGATGGCAAGACCGGCCGCTCGATCACAACACTCGGTCGCATCGGATACATCGCCAAGGGCGTCGCGATCTCTGTCGTCGGCATCCTCTTCTGTGCCGCAGCGATCACCTCCGCCCCCAGCGAAGCCACCGGACTCGACGGCGCGCTCAAGACCCTCGTCGAACTGCCGCTCGGCCCGGTGATCCTCACGGTCGTCGCTCTCGGACTCATGGCATACGGCGTGTACTGCTTCGCCCGCGCAAAGTACGCGCGGCTGTAG
- a CDS encoding DUF2306 domain-containing protein, whose amino-acid sequence MSSPTGRRPSPWLAPTGLILLSLFPIVGGAMRLTELTAGAEITPDNERFFGAPVPVFLHIISVTVFCLLGAIQFIPSLRARRWHRVAGRVLVPAGLMAAFSGLWLALLYFLAIDGAILLILRLTIGISMVLSISLGLFYMIRFRDIVRHSAWMTRSYAIGAAAGTEALLIIGPEILDSPPDSAGQVVFTSAAWIINLAVAEYVIRRRARVAAPDVPSVRAITAVD is encoded by the coding sequence ATGAGCAGCCCGACCGGGCGCAGACCTTCCCCGTGGCTTGCGCCCACCGGGTTGATCCTGCTCAGCCTCTTCCCGATCGTGGGCGGGGCGATGCGTCTCACGGAGTTGACGGCCGGTGCGGAGATCACACCGGACAACGAGCGATTCTTTGGTGCACCTGTCCCGGTGTTTCTTCACATTATCAGTGTCACCGTATTTTGCCTGCTCGGCGCCATCCAGTTCATTCCCTCGCTGCGTGCTCGACGCTGGCACCGGGTCGCCGGCCGCGTGCTCGTGCCTGCTGGTCTCATGGCAGCCTTCTCCGGCCTGTGGTTAGCGCTCCTCTACTTCCTGGCGATTGACGGCGCCATACTGCTTATCCTGCGGTTGACCATCGGCATATCAATGGTGCTGAGCATCAGCCTCGGACTGTTCTACATGATTCGGTTCCGGGACATCGTTCGGCACAGTGCGTGGATGACCCGTTCTTACGCAATAGGTGCAGCCGCCGGCACTGAGGCTCTCCTCATCATCGGACCCGAAATCCTTGACAGCCCACCGGATAGCGCAGGCCAGGTTGTGTTCACCAGCGCGGCGTGGATCATCAACCTCGCCGTGGCCGAGTACGTCATCCGCCGTCGGGCTCGCGTGGCTGCCCCGGACGTTCCAAGCGTCCGTGCGATCACCGCCGTCGACTGA
- a CDS encoding alpha/beta hydrolase, with the protein MATSASGAAPNTILLIHGFWVTPRSWEHWKRHFEARGYTVLTPAYPGFEVEVEALRADPTPIEQLEVPEIIGMLEKMIGKLDRPPIIMGHSAGGAFTQILLDHGFGAAGVAINSAPTEGVKVVPLSQIKSSFPILKNPANRHRAVGLTPEQWYYVFANTFSEEESLALYERYHIPASGKLFWGSALANIHPGKDDTYVDYHNDARPPLLFISGKQDPLFPPKVGHSNVKHYESNTVTEIVEFDGPHLLPAVPEWEAVADFALDWAVKHATTR; encoded by the coding sequence ATGGCGACATCGGCATCAGGCGCCGCTCCCAACACGATCCTGCTGATCCACGGCTTTTGGGTCACGCCTCGCAGCTGGGAGCATTGGAAGCGGCACTTCGAGGCTAGGGGCTACACGGTGCTGACGCCCGCGTATCCAGGCTTCGAGGTTGAGGTCGAGGCGCTCCGCGCAGATCCGACTCCGATCGAGCAGCTCGAGGTGCCAGAGATCATTGGCATGCTCGAGAAGATGATCGGGAAACTCGACCGCCCGCCCATCATCATGGGCCATTCCGCTGGTGGGGCTTTCACTCAAATCCTGCTCGACCACGGGTTCGGCGCGGCCGGGGTGGCGATTAACTCGGCGCCGACCGAGGGCGTGAAGGTAGTCCCGCTCTCTCAGATCAAGTCCTCGTTCCCCATTCTGAAGAACCCTGCGAACCGGCATCGAGCGGTCGGCCTGACTCCGGAGCAGTGGTACTACGTGTTCGCGAACACGTTCAGCGAGGAGGAGTCGCTGGCACTGTACGAGCGGTACCACATTCCTGCCTCGGGCAAACTCTTCTGGGGGAGCGCGCTCGCGAACATCCATCCTGGGAAGGATGACACCTACGTCGACTACCACAACGACGCTCGGCCGCCCCTCCTGTTCATCTCGGGGAAGCAGGATCCTCTGTTCCCGCCGAAGGTGGGCCACTCGAACGTCAAGCACTACGAGTCGAACACGGTGACCGAGATCGTCGAGTTTGACGGACCACATCTGTTGCCTGCAGTTCCAGAGTGGGAGGCCGTCGCAGACTTCGCGCTCGACTGGGCCGTGAAGCACGCGACGACTCGTTAA
- a CDS encoding TIR domain-containing protein: protein MDKPRIFIGSSGGQAKLVQALTRGLGDVAQVDPWTTSFDLGSTAIERLVELTREVDFAAFVFAGDDWTKTSTTTPATAAGQPSPRDNVVFEAGLFGGVLGMRRTFILHARAAKLPSDLLGLTSLRYEDATGTAEVKGMVKKLRDAIESQGRAARIEGWWWQFALTERSREPSAVSLLRISRDRSGALQLAGRAWREDGGLSARYWSEATKERTDVPGIFFYFRGERPRDPDAPTIEGTGQFLLESADRGAGYFTTRSDLHPDVESRTSGVVVRADSQDADILDSGDNASRAALLAERLGRWKEILDF, encoded by the coding sequence GTGGACAAGCCGCGCATCTTCATAGGGTCCTCGGGAGGGCAAGCGAAGCTCGTCCAAGCCCTGACTCGGGGCCTCGGCGATGTCGCACAGGTGGATCCGTGGACGACATCCTTCGATCTCGGAAGTACCGCGATCGAACGGCTCGTCGAACTCACCCGTGAGGTCGACTTCGCCGCATTCGTTTTCGCCGGCGACGACTGGACGAAAACCAGCACGACAACTCCGGCGACCGCAGCCGGCCAGCCCTCTCCGCGGGACAACGTCGTCTTCGAAGCGGGCCTGTTTGGAGGGGTTCTGGGCATGCGCCGGACTTTCATTCTTCATGCGAGGGCCGCGAAGCTACCGTCCGACCTGCTCGGCCTGACGTCCCTGCGGTATGAGGACGCGACGGGCACCGCAGAAGTGAAAGGCATGGTCAAGAAGCTTCGTGACGCGATCGAGAGCCAAGGCCGCGCAGCCCGCATCGAAGGCTGGTGGTGGCAGTTCGCGCTGACGGAGCGCAGCCGCGAACCGTCCGCGGTGAGCCTTCTCCGAATCTCGCGCGATCGTTCCGGGGCGTTGCAACTTGCCGGTCGGGCCTGGCGCGAGGACGGCGGCCTGTCGGCCCGGTATTGGAGTGAGGCGACGAAGGAGCGAACGGACGTGCCCGGCATCTTCTTCTACTTCAGGGGTGAACGCCCGCGCGATCCTGACGCGCCGACAATCGAAGGCACCGGACAATTCCTGTTGGAGTCAGCCGATCGTGGTGCGGGATACTTCACCACGCGCTCCGACCTTCACCCGGATGTGGAATCACGCACATCCGGCGTCGTCGTCCGCGCGGACAGCCAAGATGCGGACATCCTGGACTCGGGCGACAACGCGTCGCGCGCCGCGCTTCTTGCGGAGAGACTGGGCCGCTGGAAAGAGATCCTCGACTTCTGA
- a CDS encoding zinc-binding dehydrogenase — translation MKAWQLIEAKQPLTLKDVEAPTAGPGQVVINVKAAGLCHTDVSYLDGTLTHYVGYRPITLGHEIAGTIASVGEGVTEFSPGQKVAAAGHQDGPGTRYHGGFASQVMVPAELIVPLPDGVPWEQAAPATDAGMTSIHALKVGGVKEGTRLGIIGAGGLGSLAIQFAVGMGAEVYVAEVNEKVHDTIRGYGDVQVATSITEFADKNLEVIVDYAGFGTTTAEAIDVIGDRGTVVQIGLGREHATISSQAVVLKQVRYLGSLGGTPEDVADVLDLIAAGKVKSNVTTVTFDEIGDAMARLERGELTGRAVALLG, via the coding sequence ATGAAGGCATGGCAGCTGATTGAAGCGAAACAGCCACTTACTCTGAAGGATGTCGAGGCGCCGACTGCCGGCCCCGGCCAGGTAGTGATCAACGTGAAAGCCGCCGGGCTTTGCCACACCGACGTCAGCTACCTCGACGGAACCCTGACCCACTACGTCGGATACCGGCCGATCACCCTCGGCCATGAAATCGCGGGAACCATTGCCAGCGTTGGCGAGGGCGTCACCGAGTTCTCACCCGGCCAGAAGGTTGCGGCCGCAGGTCACCAGGACGGCCCTGGAACCCGGTACCACGGTGGATTTGCCTCACAGGTGATGGTTCCAGCGGAACTCATCGTGCCGCTCCCCGACGGAGTTCCGTGGGAGCAGGCTGCGCCGGCAACCGATGCAGGGATGACTTCGATTCATGCGCTGAAGGTCGGCGGCGTCAAGGAAGGGACCAGGCTCGGCATCATCGGTGCTGGTGGCCTTGGGTCGCTTGCCATCCAGTTCGCGGTTGGAATGGGTGCGGAGGTCTATGTCGCCGAGGTCAACGAGAAGGTGCACGACACCATCCGCGGCTACGGCGACGTGCAGGTCGCTACTTCGATCACTGAATTCGCCGACAAGAACCTTGAAGTGATCGTTGACTACGCGGGATTCGGCACAACCACGGCCGAAGCTATCGACGTGATCGGCGATCGTGGGACAGTCGTCCAGATCGGCCTGGGCCGCGAACACGCAACGATCTCATCGCAGGCCGTGGTCCTGAAGCAGGTTCGCTACCTCGGCTCCCTGGGTGGAACCCCAGAGGACGTTGCGGATGTGCTCGACCTGATCGCGGCCGGCAAGGTGAAGTCGAACGTCACGACGGTCACGTTTGATGAAATCGGGGACGCCATGGCCCGCTTGGAGCGCGGCGAACTCACCGGACGGGCAGTCGCACTTCTTGGCTAA